GTATTATTAGGGTGTAAAAATTACACCTATCAAGTGTAAAAATTACACCTGATAAAAAATACAGTAAAATAAGGAGATTTTTATGAAAATTGGGGAAAAACTTAAAATCGTAAGAGAGGAATTAAATTTTACTATTAAAGATATTTCAAGATTAACAAAAATTCCCATACCAACTCTTTATGGTTATGAAAATGGTCATATAAAAAATATTCCTAATGATAAATTAGTCATTTTAGCTAATCTTTATGGCAAAGATCTATCATATTTTTTAGATTTTAAAAAAGATAACATAATATTAAATCATGAAATGAAATTATTAGATTCTTTATTAACCATAAACGAAGAAATAATCATTCAATTAACAGGAGATGAAAAAATAGCTAATGAGATAAATTATTATATGATTAAAAGAATCAAAAAAAACTTAATTAATAAACATTAAAATAATAGGATATAATATAATTTAGAGTGCTGTATGTATTTTAGAAAGGAAGATACATATGACTTTAAAAACTACTAGAATAAAATTAAATAAAAATATTTTTGCCGAGATATTTTTTCTAAATGATACTATATACTTTTTTATAAATGAAAGTATTAGTAAAGATGAATACAAATATACATGTTTAATATTAATAAATCAAATAGAAAATAACTATGGACAAGACTTTAAAATCTACAGAAGCAATATTAACAATAACACCTTCAATAAAACCGAAAAGAAATTGGGGGTGTAAAATAAATGAGAAGAGCAAATGGTACTGGGACTATAACAAAGCTAAAAGGTATTCGTAGAAAACCTTATATAATACGAGCAGGTTCTTATTATGATATTAATGGTAAATTAATTAGGAAAACTATTGGTACAGCTAAAACTCTTAAAGAAGCTACAGAAATATTAAATAAATATAATGCTAAAGTATTAAAAAGAGAAAATTATGAAATTACTTTATGCGATTTATTTGAACATTGGAAAAATTCAGAACATGCAAATAATTTAGAAACCATAGAAACTTACAAAAGATATATAAGTGATTTTTCAACAATATTTGAACCAATAATTAATGAAAAATTTATTTTTTTAGAATACAACGATTATCAAAGTTTATTAAATTCATTTCCAAAAACAAAAGGTAAAAATGCATTAACAGTTTTAAAATGGATTTATA
The genomic region above belongs to Streptobacillus moniliformis DSM 12112 and contains:
- a CDS encoding helix-turn-helix domain-containing protein — encoded protein: MKIGEKLKIVREELNFTIKDISRLTKIPIPTLYGYENGHIKNIPNDKLVILANLYGKDLSYFLDFKKDNIILNHEMKLLDSLLTINEEIIIQLTGDEKIANEINYYMIKRIKKNLINKH